A section of the Hevea brasiliensis isolate MT/VB/25A 57/8 chromosome 17, ASM3005281v1, whole genome shotgun sequence genome encodes:
- the LOC110671347 gene encoding terpene synthase 10, whose translation MAFTQLASFPFCTILPLKTRTSLPLSSTKRLPSYVHAQHTIATKIPDNITTRRSANYPPSKWSHDFVASLKNEYAGEPYTTRVNKLKEEVKMMLERATNPLDQLEIIDTLERLGVAYHYEDQIGTKLKSIYDNIIDKQRMKQEPHLYATALQFRLLRKHGYNVPQEVFCSFMDLEGNFKASLCHDVKGLVYLYEASYLSLPGEAILEEAQKFSSKNLKAYLKKESNSSTSSDDAKNYHLNMARHALALPLHWRMQRLEARWFIDVYENSPDMKPILLEHAKLDFNMVQAVHQQDLKHASSWWKVRGLGEKLAFVRARPMEGFLWTVGGVFEPQYGHFRRILSQVGALITVIDDIYDVYSTLDEVELFTEAVTRWDISEMDKLPDYMKICFLALYNSINEIAFDSLKEEELHITPYLKKAWADLCKSYLLEAKWYHSGYTPSLQEYLDNAWVSISAPLLLVHAYFAVPNHMTKEASECILDYPNIVKWSSLITRLADDLGTSKHEQKRGDNPKSIECYMHESGASEAAAREHIHYLISEAWKKINEYQIGNTAVFSQTFIRMAMNLARMSQCMYQHGDGFGAQNLETKNRVISLLVEPVSLTSKD comes from the exons ATGGCTTTCACTCAATTGGCATCTTTTCCTTTCTGCACTATCTTGCCACTTAAAACTCGCACTTCCCTCCCATTATCAAGCACCAAACGCCTTCCAAGCTATGTACATGCTCAACACACGATTGCCACCAAAATTCCTGATAACATTACTACCAGGAGATCTGCCAACTACCCACCTTCTAAATGGAGTCATGATTTTGTTGCGTCCTTGAAAAATGAATATGCG GGAGAGCCGTACACCACAAGAGTTAACAAGTTGAAGGAAGAAGTGAAGATGATGCTTGAAAGAGCAACAAATCCTTTGGATCAGCTTGAGATAATTGATACTCTGGAAAGACTTGGAGTGGCTTACCATTATGAGGATCAAATAGGAACAAAACTGAAGAGCATATACGATAATATTATTGACAAACAAAGGATGAAACAGGAACCACACTTGTATGCCACCGCTCTTCAATTCAGACTTCTAAGAAAGCACGGCTACAATGTACCTCAAG AGGTTTTCTGTAGTTTCATGGATTTGGAAGGAAATTTCAAGGCATCCCTTTGCCACGATGTGAAGGGACTTGTTTATTTATATGAAGCTTCATACCTTTCCTTACCAG GTGAGGCTATCTTGGAGGAGGCACAAAAATTTTCATCCAAGAATCTCAAAGCATATCTGAAAAAGGAGAGCAATTCTAGTACTAGCAGTGATGATGCTAAAAATTATCATTTGAATATGGCGAGGCATGCCCTGGCGCTTCCTTTGCATTGGAGGATGCAAAGGCTAGAGGCCAGATGGTTCATCGATGTTTATGAGAATAGCCCAGATATGAAGCCTATTCTTCTTGAACATGCAAAATTAGACTTCAACATGGTCCAAGCCGTTCACCAGCAAGATTTGAAACATGCTTCCAG TTGGTGGAAGGTGAGAGGTCTTGGTGAAAAGTTGGCTTTTGTGAGGGCCAGGCCGATGGAGGGCTTCCTATGGACTGTCGGGGGAGTTTTCGAGCCTCAATATGGACATTTCAGGAGAATTCTATCGCAAGTTGGTGCACTTATTACTGTAATCgatgatatttatgatgtttatagtACCTTAGATGAGGTGGAGCTATTTACAGAGGCTGTTACGAG ATGGGACATCAGTGAAATGGATAAACTTCCGGACTACATGAAAATATGTTTTCTTGCTTTGTACAACTCCATTAATGAAATTGCATTTGATAGTCTTAAGGAGGAAGAGCTTCACATCACTCCTTACCTGAAGAAAGCG TGGGCAGATTTATGTAAATCGTACTTACTGGAGGCTAAATGGTATCACAGTGGGTATACACCAAGTCTACAAGAATATTTGGATAATGCATGGGTTTCCATATCTGCACCACTGCTATTAGTCCATGCATATTTTGCTGTCCCAAATCACATGACGAAGGAGGCTTCAGAATGCATATTAGATTATCCTAATATAGTTAAATGGTCGTCCCTGATTACAAGACTTGCAGATGATTTAGGAACATCAAAG CATGAACAAAAGAGAGGTGATAATCCTAAATCAATTGAATGTTATATGCATGAAAGTGGAGCTTCAGAAGCAGCAGCTCGTGAACATATACATTATTTGATTAGTGAAGCATGGAAGAAGATAaatgaatatcaaattggaaataCAGCAGTCTTCTCGCAAACTTTCATAAGAATGGCAATGAACCTAGCGAGGATGTCTCAGTGTATGTACCAACATGGAGATGGATTTGGTGCTCAGAATCTGGAGACTAAGAATCGTGTGATATCTTTACTTGTTGAACCGGTTTCTCTTACTAGCAAAGACTAG